A region of Nitrospira sp. CR1.1 DNA encodes the following proteins:
- a CDS encoding DUF4892 domain-containing protein translates to MNIRLIVVGILVALISLSTAVGAADVKDSKDHPLLKRYMGASILQYDHKVFDEYVVPLDKEMSDATYRGEQFTKSAHLEGDITRIMYSIPQGRSTLEVMRNYQEDLKKQGYVSLYASTGTEAERIFYISKQFDRAYGSDFRFNVWKRPRPEGNIYVVLYSFASLGDPHVGSEQGQTLLYAHVIIEKPMETNRLIPAQEMAEEIAANGRVALYGIYFDTKKTDLMPESDPTLQETARLLKTHPALKLLVVGHTDNVGTYSFNLDLSQRRAQAVVNTLVAKYGVEKNRLIPVGVSSAAPVAPNKTEEERAKNRRVELVEE, encoded by the coding sequence ATGAACATTCGACTGATAGTCGTGGGGATATTGGTAGCCCTGATCTCGTTGTCTACCGCAGTCGGTGCGGCGGATGTGAAGGACAGCAAGGATCATCCCTTGCTAAAACGATACATGGGTGCCTCAATTCTTCAGTACGATCACAAGGTATTCGACGAGTATGTTGTGCCTTTGGACAAAGAAATGTCGGATGCCACATATAGAGGAGAGCAATTTACAAAGTCAGCGCACCTTGAAGGCGATATCACGCGCATTATGTATTCAATTCCGCAAGGACGCTCCACCCTGGAGGTAATGCGGAACTACCAAGAAGATTTGAAGAAGCAGGGGTACGTGAGCCTTTATGCCTCGACGGGAACAGAGGCGGAAAGGATTTTCTACATCAGTAAACAGTTCGATCGTGCATATGGGAGTGACTTTCGCTTCAATGTTTGGAAGCGACCTCGTCCCGAAGGGAACATATATGTTGTCTTGTATTCCTTCGCTTCTCTCGGCGATCCACATGTTGGTTCCGAACAAGGACAGACGCTTCTATACGCGCATGTGATTATTGAGAAGCCTATGGAAACTAACAGGTTAATACCGGCACAAGAAATGGCAGAGGAAATTGCTGCGAACGGACGCGTCGCACTCTATGGTATCTACTTCGATACCAAGAAAACGGACTTGATGCCAGAGTCGGATCCGACTTTGCAAGAGACAGCAAGATTGCTCAAGACTCACCCTGCCCTAAAATTGCTTGTCGTCGGTCATACCGACAACGTGGGCACCTATTCTTTCAACTTGGATCTCTCCCAGCGCCGCGCACAGGCCGTGGTGAATACTCTGGTGGCGAAGTATGGGGTGGAGAAGAACCGGCTTATTCCAGTAGGAGTGTCATCTGCTGCGCCGGTGGCCCCGAACAAGACTGAAGAGGAAAGGGCCAAGAATCGGCGCGTGGAATTGGTTGAAGAATAG
- a CDS encoding protein kinase: MQHRSTHHSPRRRWMSDQVFSGKYIVLEVLAKGGMGVIYKALDQTLNRVVAIKAVHEHLSGDPSFTARFLREARAMARLDHHNIVTIHAVEEEHGTPFIVMEYCPGSNLRSFMQARKPVSLRTSLDIALQVAEALAYAHDQGIVHRDIKPANILVDSRGRVKLTDFGIAAALDEVSITTVGQVLGTPEYMSPEQARGGKVDGRADLYSLGIVLYEMIVGHHPFRSIPKSVIQSKLLDTEEEIPLDFSDNIPSLVKAIIEDLVRRDPEYRMPTARFLVTQLKECLQTLPSPPESATEEPTIVVTPDTARHTKTRMTPLASSRPLYQASPPPYPSPSQPDVLPRKGVDRSGHAPAVTEGKTDVTSRPKTQNKPETRHLPESFWQRYNVLPLVTVTLATTMVLGGLAFFLSRGEWSRSPEPSTPPQEDRTIDIPPRSDRDEGIQGPDTSSERRRSEDSGRQPAMPKPEPQPPIHKKPIAPSRQQLDRLLSEFQTAYERQDVSSLHRLSDISHDRQMFLDIMANNYSVIRTSIQDVEIKNDRATATLIHEELVDKNGEPVAPDQIMRSIRITVRKEGDRWSKVLW, encoded by the coding sequence ATGCAACACCGCTCCACGCACCACTCTCCCAGGAGACGTTGGATGTCCGACCAGGTCTTCTCCGGCAAATATATCGTCCTAGAAGTGCTGGCGAAGGGTGGGATGGGGGTGATCTACAAAGCGTTAGATCAGACACTCAATCGAGTCGTCGCCATTAAGGCCGTTCACGAACATTTGTCAGGAGATCCCTCCTTCACCGCACGGTTCCTGCGTGAAGCACGGGCCATGGCACGGCTGGACCACCACAATATCGTGACTATCCATGCAGTCGAGGAAGAACACGGCACGCCTTTCATCGTCATGGAATATTGTCCGGGCAGCAATCTCCGTTCCTTCATGCAAGCCCGTAAACCCGTCTCTCTTCGAACAAGCCTCGACATCGCGCTCCAAGTGGCTGAGGCGCTGGCCTATGCCCACGATCAAGGGATCGTTCACCGCGACATCAAGCCGGCCAATATTCTCGTCGACAGCCGCGGCCGGGTCAAACTCACAGACTTTGGAATTGCGGCGGCCCTCGATGAAGTCTCGATTACGACGGTCGGCCAAGTACTCGGCACACCCGAATATATGTCTCCCGAACAAGCACGAGGGGGCAAGGTTGACGGTCGCGCCGATCTCTATTCGCTCGGCATCGTCCTGTACGAAATGATCGTCGGGCATCATCCGTTTCGGAGCATTCCGAAGAGCGTCATCCAAAGTAAGCTCCTCGATACTGAGGAAGAGATCCCGCTGGACTTTTCCGACAATATTCCTTCACTCGTCAAAGCGATCATCGAGGATCTGGTCCGACGCGATCCGGAATATCGCATGCCGACAGCCAGGTTCCTCGTGACTCAACTGAAGGAATGCCTCCAAACGCTTCCCTCCCCGCCTGAATCAGCCACAGAGGAACCCACCATTGTCGTGACTCCCGATACCGCGAGACATACGAAGACGCGCATGACGCCACTTGCCTCTTCAAGGCCACTCTATCAAGCATCTCCGCCACCCTATCCATCCCCGTCCCAGCCGGATGTTCTGCCTCGGAAAGGCGTTGACCGATCAGGCCATGCTCCGGCCGTGACAGAAGGAAAGACAGACGTCACCTCAAGGCCGAAAACACAAAACAAGCCGGAAACTCGTCATCTGCCAGAGTCCTTCTGGCAAAGATATAACGTGCTTCCCCTTGTAACCGTGACATTGGCGACAACTATGGTGTTAGGGGGCCTCGCTTTTTTTCTGAGCCGCGGCGAATGGTCGAGATCGCCGGAGCCAAGCACACCTCCTCAAGAAGATCGAACTATTGACATCCCCCCTAGATCCGATCGCGACGAAGGGATACAAGGTCCGGATACGTCATCTGAACGCCGAAGATCAGAAGATTCAGGCAGACAACCTGCCATGCCTAAACCGGAGCCACAGCCGCCCATCCACAAAAAGCCAATCGCTCCGTCACGGCAGCAGCTGGACCGGCTCCTCAGCGAATTTCAAACAGCCTATGAGAGGCAGGATGTATCCTCCTTGCATCGACTGTCCGACATCAGCCATGACCGTCAGATGTTCTTGGACATAATGGCCAACAATTATTCTGTCATTAGAACCTCTATTCAGGATGTCGAAATCAAGAACGACCGGGCAACGGCGACATTGATCCATGAGGAACTCGTCGATAAAAACGGCGAACCGGTCGCTCCCGATCAAATCATGCGGAGTATTCGGATCACAGTTCGCAAAGAGGGCGATCGCTGGAGCAAGGTGCTCTGGTAA
- a CDS encoding FHA domain-containing protein, with amino-acid sequence MSDDLTTALNTPQSVRIRVRIGTMWSGEQRFTHAFRIGRSAECQVVVPERVVSRVHAEVRFEAGRWWLLDLQSTHGLYIDGQPVTRVPLQEAVTVELGLGGPAVWLTVGDEIAFSDQPTEVAQLGKKMESVTEIVDRWKRGDTAEESEEARRYRAAAKRRERQQRRRYRVAVGVVVILLVCAVGYAWYQRARVDQMTRTAGEMFYTMKQVEIQVSELEEVVAETKRKDLMERILTKRQKLRELETQYDRFLTELDIYEGMGEQDRLVFRMARLFGECEVAMPRDFLSEVKKYIRRWKSTERLQNAIKRAREHGLIPTVANEMWTKNLPPQFFYLALQESGFDSKAVGPPTRMGYAKGIWQFIPQTAEQYGLKPGPLKHSAAYDPQDERFHFQKATKAAAKYIRRIYNTDAQASGLLVIASYNWGEGNIINIIRKMPNNPRERNFWQLLKQHKIPQETYDYVFYIFSAAVIAENPQLFGFDFQNPFAEQTQAAK; translated from the coding sequence ATGTCAGACGATTTAACAACCGCTCTCAATACGCCACAGTCGGTTCGCATACGGGTCCGCATAGGTACGATGTGGAGCGGCGAGCAACGCTTTACTCATGCCTTCCGGATCGGGCGATCGGCCGAGTGCCAAGTCGTAGTGCCGGAACGGGTGGTTAGCCGCGTCCACGCTGAGGTGCGTTTTGAGGCGGGACGGTGGTGGCTTCTCGATCTGCAAAGCACACATGGTTTGTATATTGACGGCCAGCCGGTCACTCGTGTGCCACTGCAAGAAGCCGTGACCGTAGAGCTTGGGTTGGGTGGGCCGGCCGTATGGCTCACGGTCGGCGACGAAATCGCCTTTTCCGACCAGCCCACGGAGGTGGCTCAGCTCGGCAAGAAAATGGAGTCGGTGACGGAAATTGTTGACCGCTGGAAACGGGGAGACACGGCGGAAGAGAGCGAAGAGGCTCGTCGTTACCGTGCGGCCGCCAAGCGCCGTGAGCGACAGCAGAGACGTCGATATCGTGTGGCCGTCGGAGTGGTTGTTATCTTACTGGTCTGCGCCGTGGGATACGCATGGTACCAGAGGGCCAGGGTCGATCAGATGACACGAACCGCCGGAGAGATGTTCTACACCATGAAGCAGGTGGAAATTCAGGTTTCCGAACTCGAAGAGGTCGTGGCCGAAACCAAGCGTAAAGACCTTATGGAGAGAATTCTGACGAAACGCCAGAAGCTCCGCGAGTTGGAGACGCAATACGATCGCTTTCTCACGGAGCTGGATATTTATGAAGGCATGGGTGAACAGGATCGTCTGGTGTTTCGGATGGCACGGTTATTCGGCGAGTGTGAAGTGGCCATGCCGCGGGATTTCCTCTCCGAGGTGAAGAAATACATCCGTCGTTGGAAATCCACGGAACGGCTGCAGAACGCGATCAAACGTGCTCGGGAGCATGGGCTTATTCCGACGGTTGCCAATGAAATGTGGACGAAAAACCTGCCTCCTCAATTTTTCTATTTGGCACTCCAGGAGAGTGGGTTCGACTCGAAGGCAGTGGGTCCTCCGACTCGAATGGGTTATGCTAAGGGAATTTGGCAATTTATTCCCCAAACGGCTGAACAGTATGGATTGAAGCCCGGACCACTAAAACATAGTGCGGCATATGATCCGCAAGATGAGCGCTTTCATTTTCAAAAAGCTACGAAGGCGGCTGCGAAGTATATTAGGCGAATCTACAATACCGATGCCCAGGCATCGGGGCTGCTTGTCATTGCCTCATACAATTGGGGGGAGGGGAACATCATCAACATTATTCGAAAGATGCCGAACAATCCGAGAGAGCGAAACTTTTGGCAGTTGTTGAAGCAGCACAAGATTCCGCAAGAAACGTATGATTATGTATTTTACATTTTTTCCGCTGCTGTCATTGCGGAGAACCCGCAGCTGTTTGGGTTCGATTTTCAGAACCCCTTTGCCGAGCAGACTCAGGCTGCTAAGTGA
- a CDS encoding response regulator has product MKPIVLVADDDPSILEILKLGFRTKGYEVITASDGKSAIQAIEQNRPDLLVLDIEMPHLTGIEVLRHLRKDWPALPVVIMTAHGTICLAVEAMKEGATEFITKPFEMEQLLLVIQKALEREGLRREVEVLRNEVDSRYETISSVNTEMLRVLTTAQKAAQSDATILLLGESGVGKDLFARCIHAWSPRRNKIFTPVNCVALTEELLESELFGHEKGAFTGAHAQKLGKLEVAAGGTVFLDEIGDMKPALQAKLLRFLQNREFDRVGGTRSIKVDVRIVAATNRNLQQAVKDGAFRADLFFRLNVVSLTIPPLRNRQEDIPQLIERSLARLCRDMKRSMLHVSPSAMKKLVGYAWPGNVRELENAIERAVVLKTGDLLEPEDFALHSLELQQQESPANHLPFHDSVEQHKVLIIRDALVKTGGSRAQAAKLLSLQPTYLSRLIKQMNIS; this is encoded by the coding sequence ATGAAACCGATTGTGTTGGTTGCTGATGATGACCCGTCGATTCTCGAGATTCTGAAGCTTGGCTTTCGAACAAAGGGCTACGAGGTCATCACAGCTTCCGATGGTAAGTCCGCCATTCAAGCTATCGAGCAGAATCGCCCGGACCTCTTGGTGTTAGACATTGAAATGCCTCACCTAACGGGGATTGAAGTGTTGCGGCATCTCCGCAAGGACTGGCCGGCCTTGCCGGTTGTGATCATGACTGCACACGGCACGATCTGCCTAGCCGTGGAAGCCATGAAAGAGGGCGCCACGGAGTTCATCACGAAACCCTTTGAGATGGAGCAGCTACTCCTCGTCATTCAAAAGGCATTGGAACGTGAAGGACTGCGGCGAGAAGTTGAGGTCCTACGGAATGAAGTCGACAGTCGCTACGAAACCATCTCGAGCGTCAATACGGAAATGCTGCGGGTTCTCACCACGGCTCAGAAGGCCGCCCAAAGCGATGCCACGATCCTACTGCTGGGTGAAAGCGGCGTCGGCAAGGACCTGTTCGCACGCTGCATCCATGCCTGGAGCCCCCGACGAAACAAAATCTTCACCCCCGTAAACTGTGTGGCATTGACCGAGGAATTGCTGGAATCGGAACTGTTTGGTCATGAAAAAGGAGCCTTCACGGGCGCACACGCACAGAAATTGGGCAAGCTCGAAGTGGCGGCAGGGGGAACAGTGTTCCTGGACGAAATCGGCGATATGAAACCGGCTCTACAAGCCAAGCTCCTGCGGTTCTTGCAGAACCGTGAATTTGACCGGGTGGGAGGAACCAGATCCATCAAGGTCGATGTCCGTATCGTCGCGGCGACAAATCGGAACCTCCAACAGGCTGTCAAGGACGGAGCCTTCCGGGCTGATCTCTTTTTCCGCCTGAATGTTGTCAGCCTGACCATCCCGCCACTGAGAAATCGTCAGGAAGATATCCCTCAATTGATCGAACGGTCCCTCGCCAGGCTTTGCCGGGACATGAAACGGTCCATGTTGCATGTGTCCCCCTCAGCTATGAAGAAATTAGTGGGTTATGCCTGGCCGGGCAACGTGCGGGAGCTTGAAAATGCCATTGAGCGGGCAGTGGTGCTGAAAACTGGGGACCTGCTGGAGCCGGAGGACTTTGCATTGCACAGCCTTGAATTGCAACAGCAGGAGAGCCCGGCCAACCACCTTCCCTTCCATGATTCAGTCGAACAGCACAAGGTGCTCATCATTCGAGACGCCCTCGTCAAAACAGGCGGAAGTAGGGCGCAGGCAGCAAAATTACTCAGCCTTCAACCCACCTATCTTTCGAGGCTGATTAAGCAAATGAATATTTCCTAA
- a CDS encoding DUF4384 domain-containing protein, translating into MMIAKLLVLLFVLLSPPAYGLDPARRDPPAADDAQQEGVWVTVEGVVLFTDEYTISEVKARSRNEARRLAVEKAVGHFVRGSTVVYNYVLAEDLVQSVARGLVVEEQILEEGVRESVHESGTKALFYVTKLRAKVQRVHAEHKEHFRVQGILNKTVFHSKDEMQVRVTSSRDAYLYIFNIGQDNSVTVLYPNRFAQDGFISAGKELVFPDDKLRAVGIVLRVVPPPGAAKATERIKLIAVTHKTDFIKDRFKEGIFQVYDGKDTGLITDLLKALSALDDSEWAESTIAYEVNR; encoded by the coding sequence GTGATGATTGCCAAATTACTCGTGCTCTTGTTCGTTTTACTATCACCCCCAGCGTACGGGCTGGATCCCGCTCGCAGGGACCCCCCTGCGGCAGATGATGCCCAGCAAGAAGGGGTCTGGGTGACTGTTGAAGGAGTTGTACTGTTTACTGATGAGTACACGATCAGTGAGGTCAAAGCTCGATCCCGAAATGAGGCACGCAGATTGGCGGTTGAGAAGGCCGTGGGGCACTTTGTCCGAGGGAGCACGGTGGTCTACAACTATGTGCTGGCCGAGGACTTGGTTCAATCGGTCGCACGCGGCCTCGTGGTTGAGGAACAGATTCTCGAAGAGGGTGTGCGGGAAAGCGTGCATGAATCCGGGACGAAGGCGCTCTTCTATGTGACGAAGCTCAGGGCGAAAGTGCAGCGGGTCCACGCGGAACACAAAGAGCATTTTAGGGTCCAAGGAATCTTAAATAAGACGGTGTTCCATTCCAAGGACGAGATGCAAGTTCGCGTGACCTCTTCGCGGGACGCCTATCTCTATATTTTCAATATCGGTCAAGACAACTCAGTGACCGTTCTGTATCCCAATCGGTTTGCGCAAGACGGTTTCATCAGTGCCGGGAAAGAGTTGGTATTTCCTGATGACAAGCTCCGGGCCGTCGGAATTGTACTCCGCGTTGTGCCACCTCCCGGTGCGGCAAAGGCCACTGAACGCATTAAACTGATCGCAGTGACGCATAAGACCGATTTCATCAAAGATCGCTTTAAGGAGGGAATCTTCCAGGTGTATGACGGCAAAGACACAGGGCTCATCACAGACTTATTGAAAGCATTGTCGGCATTGGATGATTCCGAGTGGGCGGAATCAACCATCGCCTATGAAGTGAACCGGTAA
- a CDS encoding protein kinase — translation MPDRIFSGKYVVQEEIAKGGMGVIYKALDRTLNRFVAIKVIHEHFSGDASFTERFLREARAMARLHHENIVTIFSVEEERGAHFIVMEYFPGMDLRARIKARKTLPLHESVDIALQIANALTFAHSQGIVHRDIKPANILVDNRGRVKLTDFGIAAALDEASITSTGQIIGTPEYMSPEQAAGKEVDGRTDLYSLGIVLHEMVVGQTPFRNIPKTSILSKLLDPQFEIPLIFSAEAPSTVKAIVEDLVRRDPEHRTPRAAILANQLKECLASLPEQEAEDAPTIITPPPPTRITRATTVSASSPPHESWTIPSSQPVRPDSESDPQPQVSLPQPPSPTEDEATDILPRPKTVLQPPPSPQGTSLWKTHNFAPVAVGVVTLILILGGLTFFLSKGGWSPTSSADKAGPAFPAGPNSTTSETQTASDASRDQPPMDNARRDTTVQSESGATAHLQAQIEKEQQQLIVDEARVAAKRREAEAIQKKEKDQAAKQAKAAEEQRHKTEEAARAARERQESEQRKFADAQKRLEREQEIAARQAQAAEEQRRKAQEDARVAREREELAAQRTKEETEMKHLQAERQRLEKEREVAEEQARLAEAQRKKTEEEARLARERHEAEQQRLQAEQRHMQKENELAVQRAKLQEEERRKAAEEARLSRERLDAEQKRVQAERDRLEKEKEVAAQKARIEAEERRKAEEETRTARERNEAEQKRLQAELERAEREKEMTAQRAKIEAEERRKAQEEARAARERYDAEQKQLQAERERLEKEKREAAAQQAKSEEEARKKQAAQEEEQQKKDQLVAKLTPGGQMSAIASQRQLRDLLEEFKRAYEGQDFESLERLSEMGNDRLSFLHTMFSNYRTIKISIQNLAVKDQEASAIIIHDVLVNKNGDMVMPSPILRSARIKIRKNGDQWTKVVW, via the coding sequence ATGCCGGACCGGATCTTTTCCGGGAAATACGTCGTCCAGGAAGAAATCGCCAAGGGCGGCATGGGCGTTATTTATAAAGCCTTAGACCGGACTCTCAATCGCTTCGTCGCGATCAAGGTCATCCACGAACATTTTTCCGGCGATGCCTCCTTCACCGAGCGGTTCCTCCGTGAAGCCCGTGCGATGGCTCGCCTCCACCACGAAAACATCGTCACCATTTTTTCCGTTGAAGAAGAGCGGGGCGCCCACTTCATTGTGATGGAATATTTTCCCGGCATGGATCTCCGCGCCAGGATTAAGGCCAGGAAAACGCTTCCCCTCCATGAAAGTGTCGACATCGCCCTGCAAATCGCCAATGCGCTGACCTTTGCGCATTCACAAGGCATTGTTCATCGTGACATCAAACCGGCCAACATTCTGGTTGATAACCGGGGACGTGTCAAATTGACCGACTTCGGCATCGCAGCGGCACTGGACGAAGCCTCCATTACCAGTACGGGGCAAATCATAGGAACGCCGGAATATATGTCTCCGGAACAAGCCGCAGGCAAAGAGGTAGACGGCCGCACCGACCTCTATTCTTTAGGCATCGTGCTCCACGAGATGGTTGTCGGGCAGACTCCATTCAGGAACATTCCGAAAACCAGTATTCTGAGCAAGCTGCTTGATCCGCAATTTGAGATCCCACTGATATTCTCAGCTGAGGCACCATCGACGGTAAAAGCCATCGTCGAAGACCTGGTCCGCCGGGATCCCGAACATCGAACGCCGAGGGCCGCGATTCTTGCAAACCAACTTAAGGAATGCTTGGCGTCCTTGCCCGAACAGGAGGCTGAAGACGCCCCCACTATCATTACACCGCCGCCGCCGACTCGTATCACGCGCGCGACAACGGTGAGTGCCTCCTCTCCGCCTCACGAATCATGGACCATCCCATCCTCACAGCCTGTGCGGCCTGATAGCGAGTCAGATCCACAACCTCAGGTCAGTCTCCCTCAACCCCCCTCTCCGACAGAGGATGAAGCGACCGATATCCTGCCGAGGCCTAAAACTGTCTTACAACCACCGCCGTCGCCACAGGGCACATCCCTATGGAAGACTCATAATTTTGCACCGGTCGCGGTTGGAGTAGTGACCCTCATTCTCATCCTTGGCGGCCTCACATTCTTCTTGTCAAAAGGAGGGTGGTCACCGACTTCCTCAGCAGACAAGGCCGGACCGGCCTTTCCTGCCGGCCCCAATTCTACTACTAGCGAAACACAGACCGCCTCCGATGCAAGTCGCGATCAACCACCAATGGACAACGCTCGACGAGACACCACCGTGCAGTCTGAAAGCGGTGCCACTGCTCACCTACAGGCCCAAATAGAAAAGGAACAACAACAGCTCATCGTCGATGAGGCTAGGGTGGCAGCCAAACGTCGCGAAGCCGAAGCGATTCAGAAAAAAGAAAAGGACCAGGCGGCCAAACAAGCGAAGGCCGCCGAAGAACAACGGCACAAAACGGAAGAGGCGGCTCGTGCCGCCCGCGAACGGCAGGAATCCGAACAGCGCAAGTTTGCCGATGCACAAAAGCGTCTCGAGAGAGAACAGGAGATCGCCGCCAGACAGGCTCAGGCGGCCGAAGAACAACGTCGCAAGGCGCAGGAAGACGCGCGCGTGGCCCGTGAACGAGAAGAACTCGCAGCCCAACGAACCAAGGAAGAGACGGAGATGAAGCATTTGCAGGCCGAGCGCCAGCGGCTAGAGAAAGAACGGGAAGTGGCCGAAGAGCAGGCTCGCCTGGCAGAGGCTCAGCGAAAGAAGACGGAAGAGGAGGCCCGGCTGGCCAGAGAGCGTCATGAAGCAGAGCAACAGCGACTCCAGGCCGAACAACGACACATGCAAAAGGAGAATGAACTCGCCGTCCAGCGAGCAAAACTACAAGAAGAGGAGCGTCGCAAGGCCGCCGAAGAGGCCCGTTTGTCCCGTGAACGCCTAGATGCGGAGCAGAAGCGGGTGCAAGCCGAACGCGATCGTCTGGAGAAGGAGAAAGAGGTAGCCGCGCAGAAGGCTCGTATTGAAGCAGAGGAACGCCGGAAAGCGGAAGAAGAAACACGGACTGCTCGCGAGCGCAATGAGGCGGAACAAAAGCGACTCCAGGCCGAACTGGAACGGGCTGAAAGAGAGAAGGAGATGACGGCGCAGCGGGCCAAAATCGAAGCCGAGGAACGGCGGAAAGCTCAGGAGGAAGCCCGTGCCGCTCGTGAGCGCTACGATGCGGAACAGAAACAGCTACAAGCTGAACGCGAACGACTAGAAAAGGAAAAGCGCGAGGCGGCGGCTCAGCAAGCAAAGAGTGAAGAAGAAGCTCGAAAGAAGCAGGCGGCCCAGGAGGAAGAACAGCAGAAGAAGGACCAATTGGTAGCCAAACTCACTCCCGGTGGTCAGATGAGCGCCATCGCATCGCAGCGGCAATTACGGGACTTGCTTGAAGAATTCAAGCGGGCTTACGAAGGGCAAGACTTTGAGAGTTTGGAACGGCTGTCCGAGATGGGGAATGACCGCTTGAGTTTTCTCCACACCATGTTCAGTAACTACCGGACCATTAAAATCTCCATCCAGAATCTTGCGGTCAAAGACCAAGAAGCCTCGGCGATCATCATTCATGATGTGCTCGTCAACAAGAACGGCGACATGGTGATGCCAAGCCCGATTCTTAGATCGGCGCGAATCAAGATCCGAAAAAACGGGGATCAATGGACAAAGGTCGTCTGGTAG
- a CDS encoding DUF805 domain-containing protein → MSLFQILASACFSLFAGVLAAMLGLSEDGVTAFVVMLYLAIVLPRIAVTARRLHDVSRSGWWMPIPMTVVGIILFYYWVCKAGDPENNRYGAGA, encoded by the coding sequence TTGTCTCTTTTTCAAATTCTCGCAAGTGCGTGCTTCTCCCTCTTTGCGGGGGTATTGGCTGCAATGTTGGGGCTTTCAGAGGATGGAGTCACTGCCTTTGTTGTCATGTTATATCTGGCCATCGTGTTGCCCAGGATAGCGGTTACCGCTCGCCGGTTGCATGACGTGAGCCGGAGCGGATGGTGGATGCCGATCCCCATGACTGTCGTGGGAATCATCCTCTTCTATTACTGGGTCTGCAAAGCAGGAGACCCCGAAAACAATCGATACGGAGCTGGGGCGTAA
- a CDS encoding GAF domain-containing protein yields the protein MLPESQPAENLAPHFTPRGTPRREADLRLLHRDRELDAARRVSEALFQHLTPDDVSIRAVEIALEAVDAESGSILLADQATEQLVFRHSIGDSRVKAGTAIPWDKGIAGEVFRTGVPIVIRDAHADPRHNASIDEMLGHVTRDMIALPLKRWEGNPIGVFEVLNKRGGRLDDDDLAILTIVSAITAASIEQARLFQEAKLAEVARIVGDIGHDIKNLLMPLVCGAGLLEGEMKDLVASSADPSSATAKGTFQLCAEVIHMVRGSSRRIQDHVAEIADCVKGLSSPPKFAPCRIADVVGSVYDTLRWQAQEQGVMLCRAGLEGLPTIIADERRLFSAFYNLVNNAIPEMSAGGTVTVNGEEDPSGARILLHVADTGHGMPDEVKDSLFSVRVVSRKVGGTGLGTKIVKDVIDVHHGRISVESVLGNGTTFHIQLPIVQP from the coding sequence ATGTTGCCAGAATCACAGCCGGCAGAAAATCTCGCACCGCACTTCACGCCGCGGGGAACACCACGACGGGAAGCAGATCTGCGCTTGCTCCATCGCGATCGAGAACTCGATGCAGCCAGACGGGTGAGTGAAGCCCTCTTTCAGCATCTGACGCCTGATGACGTGTCGATCCGTGCCGTCGAAATTGCGTTAGAAGCGGTCGATGCCGAAAGTGGCTCAATTCTTCTTGCCGATCAAGCGACAGAGCAACTCGTTTTTCGACACTCCATCGGGGATAGCCGAGTCAAAGCAGGAACCGCCATCCCGTGGGATAAGGGTATTGCCGGCGAGGTGTTCCGTACCGGCGTCCCGATTGTGATTCGTGATGCCCATGCCGATCCACGGCACAATGCCTCTATCGATGAAATGTTGGGGCATGTGACGCGCGACATGATTGCGTTGCCGCTGAAGCGTTGGGAAGGAAACCCGATCGGGGTCTTTGAAGTTCTCAATAAGCGTGGGGGGCGACTGGACGATGACGACCTGGCTATTTTGACGATCGTGTCGGCAATTACGGCCGCCTCGATTGAGCAGGCTCGTCTGTTTCAAGAGGCCAAGCTGGCTGAGGTAGCGAGAATCGTCGGTGATATCGGGCACGACATCAAGAACTTGCTCATGCCGCTCGTGTGCGGGGCTGGGTTGTTGGAGGGCGAAATGAAAGATCTCGTGGCTAGTTCCGCAGATCCATCCAGCGCGACCGCCAAAGGCACGTTTCAGCTATGTGCCGAAGTGATTCATATGGTGAGAGGCTCGTCCAGACGGATTCAGGATCATGTAGCGGAGATTGCGGATTGCGTGAAGGGATTGAGCTCTCCACCGAAGTTTGCCCCCTGTCGAATTGCCGATGTCGTCGGATCGGTCTATGACACCCTACGATGGCAGGCTCAGGAACAAGGTGTGATGTTGTGCCGTGCAGGGCTGGAGGGTCTTCCGACCATCATCGCGGACGAGCGCCGCTTGTTTAGCGCCTTCTATAACCTCGTGAACAATGCTATTCCGGAAATGTCCGCAGGCGGGACTGTCACGGTAAATGGAGAAGAGGATCCCTCAGGGGCACGGATCCTTCTCCATGTGGCCGATACAGGCCATGGAATGCCGGATGAGGTCAAGGACAGTCTATTTTCGGTTCGGGTCGTGAGCCGAAAAGTTGGCGGCACCGGCCTCGGGACGAAGATCGTCAAGGATGTGATTGATGTGCACCATGGTCGGATCTCCGTGGAAAGCGTCCTAGGGAACGGGACAACATTTCATATTCAATTGCCGATCGTGCAGCCCTAG